In Acidobacteriota bacterium, one genomic interval encodes:
- a CDS encoding LysR family transcriptional regulator — MPQLPDLTIRQLEYLIAVDEAPTWARAAAMVGVSPSALSQGLAELEKRIGITLFDRDTRRRRLRPSSAPVVAHARQVLGLTTTLAQWADRLKRGAAGRVRLGMIDVAAVVHFPDQLQAFRAAHVDVELHLRIAPSAALLKLLAAGHLDVAVCVAPPHASPQFLIQPLLTEALAVYGPPGRPLGPPATWGPWVLFPAGSHTRNLVAAQLRKLGAPMDVVAESHQPDVLREMVRLGAGFTVLPTAQAEDGARPLDHGRPIVTRRLVIATHASAVRDAAVDLLIERLGSPRRTRSRARRPAAT, encoded by the coding sequence ATGCCACAGTTGCCCGACCTGACGATTCGCCAGCTCGAGTACCTGATTGCCGTCGACGAGGCGCCGACATGGGCCAGGGCCGCCGCGATGGTCGGCGTCAGTCCCTCGGCGCTTTCCCAGGGGCTCGCCGAACTCGAGAAGCGGATCGGCATCACGCTCTTCGACCGCGATACCCGCCGGCGACGACTGCGTCCGTCGTCGGCTCCGGTGGTGGCGCATGCGCGCCAGGTCCTCGGCCTGACGACCACGCTCGCGCAATGGGCCGACCGCCTCAAACGCGGCGCGGCTGGACGCGTCCGGCTGGGGATGATCGATGTCGCCGCGGTCGTCCACTTCCCCGACCAACTGCAGGCATTCCGGGCTGCGCACGTCGACGTCGAGCTGCACCTGCGGATCGCGCCGTCGGCAGCGCTGCTCAAGCTGCTGGCGGCCGGACACCTCGACGTTGCGGTCTGCGTTGCGCCCCCGCATGCGTCGCCGCAGTTTCTGATCCAGCCGCTGTTGACCGAAGCGCTCGCCGTGTACGGCCCGCCGGGGCGCCCCCTCGGGCCGCCAGCGACGTGGGGACCGTGGGTGCTGTTTCCCGCCGGGTCGCATACGCGGAACCTTGTCGCGGCGCAGCTGCGCAAGCTCGGTGCTCCGATGGATGTGGTTGCCGAGAGTCACCAACCGGACGTGCTCCGCGAGATGGTCCGCCTCGGAGCCGGCTTCACGGTCCTGCCCACCGCCCAGGCCGAAGATGGGGCGAGGCCCCTGGACCATGGCCGGCCGATCGTCACGCGTCGGCTGGTGATCGCCACCCATGCCAGTGCCGTTCGCGACGCGGCGGTGGACCTGTTGATCGAGCGGCTCGGCTCGCCGCGCCGCACACGATCGCGCGCACGCCGTCCGGCGGCAACGTAG